One Perognathus longimembris pacificus isolate PPM17 chromosome 2, ASM2315922v1, whole genome shotgun sequence DNA segment encodes these proteins:
- the LOC125343007 gene encoding cytochrome P450 26C1 — MCLWSQDLVGVLNLGLSPQALGPFQTKQVSSVPFLNPISCVPCHTHRGSSLGHDSLVMFPWEPSCLSVLGAVGTALLGAGLLLSLAQHLWTLRWTLSRDSASALPLPKGSMGWPFFGETLHWLVQGSRFHSSRRERYGPVFKTHLLGRPVIRVSGAENVRTILLGEHRLVRSHWPQSTHILLGSHTLLGAVGEPHRRRRQVLARVFSRTALERYVPRLQGALRSEVRAWCAARGPIAMYEAAKTLTFRMAARILLGLRLDEARCAELARTFERLVENLFSLPLDVPFSGLRKGIRARDQLHQHLEKAIAEKLCEDQAAEPGDALNLIIHSARELGQELSVQELKESAVELLFAAFFTTASASTSLVLLLLQHPAAIAKIQQELAAQGLERACHCAPGTAGPRPDCGCEPDLSLARLGRLHYVDCVVKEVLRLLPPVSGGYRTVLRTFELDGYQVPKGWSVMYSIRDTHETAAVYRSPPEGFDPERFGARREDAPGSPGRFHYIPFGGGARSCLGQELARAVLQLLAVELVRTARWELATPSFPAMQTVPIVHPVDGLRLFFHPLAPSAPGDGPHL, encoded by the exons gtcccctgccaCACTCATCGTGGGTCATCCCTGGGACATGACAGTCTGGTCATGTTTCCCTGGGAGCCGAGCTGCCTGTCGGTGCTGGGGGCAGTGGGCACCGCTCTCCTGGGCGCTGGACTGCTGCTCAGCTTGGCCCAGCACCTCTGGACCCTCCGCTGGACTCTGAGCCGGGACTCAGCCTCCGCCCTGCCTCTGCCCAAAGGCTCCATGGGCTGGCCTTTCTTCGGGGAAACGCTGCACTGGTTGGTTCAG GGCTCCCGCTTCCACAGTTCCCGCCGGGAACGCTACGGGCCAGTGTTCAAGACGCACCTGCTGGGCAGGCCGGTGATCCGGGTTAGCGGTGCGGAGAACGTGCGCACCATCCTGCTGGGCGAGCACCGCCTGGTGCGTAGCCACTGGCCGCAGAGCACCCACATCCTTCTGGGCTCGCATACGCTGCTGGGCGCCGTGGGTGAGCCACACCGACGGCGGCGCCAG GTCCTGGCGCGCGTGTTCAGCCGCACGGCGCTGGAGCGCTACGTGCCgcgcctgcagggggcgctgagGAGTGAGGTGCGCGCCTGGTGCGCGGCGCGCGGACCCATCGCCATGTACGAGGCTGCCAAGACGCTCACCTTCCGCATGGCCGCGCGCATCCTTCTGGGTCTGCGGCTGGATGAGGCGCGCTGCGCGGAGCTCGCCCGGACCTTTGAGCGGCTGGTGGAGAACCTCTTCTCACTACCCTTGGACGTGCCCTTCAGCGGCCTGCGCAAG GGCATCAGGGCCAGGGATCAGTTGCATCAGCACCTGGAGAAAGCCATCGCTGAGAAGCTGTGTGAGGACCAGGCAGCTGAGCCCGGCGATGCCCTCAACCTGATCATTCACAGTGCTAGGGAGCTGGGCCAGGAGCTCTCAGTGCAGGAGCTGAAG GAGTCGGCCGTGGAGCTCCTCTTCGCCGCTTTCTTCACCACGGCCAGCGCCAGCACGTCCCTcgtcctgctgctgctgcagcacCCGGCCGCCATCGCCAAGATCCAGCAGGAGCTGGCGGCGCAGGGGCTGGAGCGCGCGTGCCACTGCGCCCCGGGAACCGCGGGGCCCCGTCCAGACTGCGGCTGCGAGCCCGACCTCAGCCTGGCGCGACTGGGCCGCCTGCACTACGTGGACTGCGTGGTGAAGGAGGTGCTGCGCCTCCTACCGCCGGTGTCGGGCGGTTACCGCACGGTGCTGCGCACCTTCGAACTGGAC GGCTACCAGGTCCCCAAAGGCTGGAGCGTGATGTACAGCATCCGAGACACGCACGAGACGGCCGCAGTGTACCGTAGCCCTCCCGAGGGCTTTGACCCGGAGCGCTTTGGCGCGCGGCGCGAGGATGCACCCGGCTCCCCTGGCCGCTTCCATTACATCCCGTTCGGCGGCGGTGCGCGCAGCTGCCTGGGCCAGGAGTTAGCGCGGGCGGTGCTCCAGCTGCTAGCCGTGGAGCTGGTGCGCACAGCGCGCTGGGAATTGGCGACGCCCTCCTTCCCCGCCATGCAGACGGTGCCCATCGTGCACCCGGTGGATGGACTACGACTGTTTTTCCATCCGCTTGCGCCTTCGGCCCCGGGGGATGGGCCGCACCTCTGA